The proteins below come from a single Clostridiisalibacter paucivorans DSM 22131 genomic window:
- a CDS encoding head-tail adaptor protein, which yields MKDDEGFSSKGEEIIASVRAYRDERHGSRKWANMAAYTKANATFQFRRIPDAVIEPGMLIRCDTGEYRILSVEVIMGFYLEVAAEKIEATKD from the coding sequence ATGAAAGACGATGAAGGATTCTCTTCTAAGGGAGAAGAGATCATCGCCAGTGTTCGTGCGTATAGGGATGAAAGACACGGATCAAGAAAGTGGGCCAATATGGCCGCCTACACCAAGGCTAATGCTACCTTTCAGTTTAGAAGGATTCCTGATGCGGTGATTGAACCTGGCATGCTGATTCGCTGTGATACCGGTGAGTACCGAATCTTAAGCGTTGAGGTTATTATGGGATTTTATTTAGAAGTAGCAGCAGAAAAAATTGAAGCCACGAAGGACTAG
- a CDS encoding phage portal protein: MANFFKWLFKARAEPTDSVSSAPNFYMGQSISGKIVNERSSMQTTAVFACVRIIAETVASLPLHTYRYQGDGKEKLYTHPLYRILHDEPNPEMTSFTLRETMMTHLLLWGNAYCQIIRNGKGEVVHLYPLLPDKMTVDRDKNGNLYYAYRKDTTTHYLGPEDVLHVPGLGFDGVMGYSPVALAKNAIGLNIAAEEYGGRFFANNATPSGILSTSGTIKDPSKVRDAWQAAYGGSGNSNKVAVLEDGLQYQAISMPNSDAQFLETRKFQIEEICRIFQVPPHMVADLSKSSFSNIENQSISFVVHTIRPWLVRIEQAMNKKLFLEKEKGQCFVSFNASALMRGDYKSRMDGYAIGIQNGFFSVNDVRRMENMDPISEEDGGDLYLVNGNMLPLKMAGAYAKKSMDESGGDEP; the protein is encoded by the coding sequence ATGGCGAACTTTTTTAAATGGCTCTTTAAGGCGAGAGCAGAGCCTACAGATAGTGTCAGTAGTGCACCAAACTTTTATATGGGTCAAAGTATATCGGGAAAAATCGTCAACGAGCGAAGCTCCATGCAGACCACAGCAGTCTTTGCCTGTGTGCGAATCATTGCAGAGACAGTGGCATCATTACCCCTTCACACTTACAGGTATCAAGGTGATGGCAAAGAAAAGCTGTACACCCATCCGCTGTATAGGATACTGCACGATGAACCAAACCCGGAGATGACGTCCTTTACCTTAAGGGAAACCATGATGACCCACCTTCTTCTATGGGGAAATGCCTACTGCCAGATCATTCGAAATGGTAAAGGGGAAGTGGTGCATCTTTATCCCCTGCTTCCCGATAAGATGACGGTGGATCGAGATAAGAATGGCAATCTCTACTACGCTTATAGGAAGGACACCACCACCCATTATCTAGGGCCGGAGGATGTTCTTCATGTACCGGGTCTAGGCTTTGATGGTGTCATGGGTTACTCACCGGTGGCCCTTGCGAAAAATGCCATCGGACTTAACATAGCCGCTGAAGAATATGGTGGGAGGTTCTTTGCCAACAACGCTACACCAAGCGGTATTCTTTCAACATCAGGAACCATCAAGGATCCATCAAAAGTGAGAGATGCCTGGCAGGCGGCTTATGGGGGAAGTGGAAACAGCAACAAGGTGGCAGTCCTTGAAGATGGCCTTCAGTACCAAGCCATCAGCATGCCCAACTCCGATGCGCAGTTTCTTGAAACGAGAAAGTTTCAGATCGAAGAGATTTGTAGAATCTTTCAAGTGCCACCTCATATGGTGGCGGACCTTAGCAAGAGTTCATTCAGTAACATTGAAAACCAATCCATCAGCTTTGTTGTCCATACCATCAGACCTTGGCTGGTCCGAATAGAACAGGCAATGAACAAGAAGCTCTTTCTTGAGAAAGAGAAAGGTCAGTGTTTCGTGTCCTTCAATGCTTCGGCACTTATGCGTGGGGATTATAAATCCAGGATGGATGGATACGCCATCGGTATTCAAAACGGTTTCTTCTCCGTTAATGATGTGAGGAGGATGGAGAACATGGATCCTATTTCTGAAGAAGATGGCGGAGATTTGTATCTGGTCAACGGCAACATGCTACCTCTTAAGATGGCTGGGGCCTATGCAAAGAAATCCATGGATGAGTCTGGTGGTGATGAGCCTTGA
- a CDS encoding head fiber protein — protein MGYNTKNYTEQGGDKTVIGGELAVTAEGKITFGGAELKPAAFQADSTAVDVADLVADFNALLLKLKTAGLMESE, from the coding sequence ATGGGATATAACACAAAAAACTATACCGAGCAGGGTGGCGATAAAACCGTTATCGGTGGAGAGCTTGCCGTAACTGCAGAAGGAAAAATCACATTTGGTGGAGCAGAGTTGAAACCTGCAGCTTTTCAAGCAGACAGCACCGCTGTAGATGTGGCGGATTTGGTAGCAGATTTCAATGCCTTACTTTTAAAGCTTAAAACCGCTGGCCTGATGGAAAGCGAGTGA
- a CDS encoding head maturation protease, ClpP-related, which translates to MDKFWRWVVNEAEEPTVRTLHLEGYIAESSWFDDDITPKQFKTELYGSGPETDDIVVKIHSPGGDTFAAAQIYNMLKEYPGKVSVHIDGLAASAASVIAMAGDEVCVSPLSVIMIHNPAMLIAGEVADLQVGINLLSEVKESIINAYQTKTGLSRAKISHMMDAETWMSAHKAIELKFADKILYESEPVDEGSGGFIFDQMTVTNALRNKLPGIKARMKYLKAHDDDARTKEPEKSVEPAPQGEDDLKAPAHSVNQIPIAQLERRLELIKNWR; encoded by the coding sequence ATGGACAAATTTTGGCGATGGGTGGTGAATGAAGCCGAGGAGCCTACAGTGAGAACCCTGCACCTTGAAGGGTACATTGCAGAGTCTTCTTGGTTTGATGATGATATCACCCCTAAACAGTTTAAGACGGAGCTTTATGGCAGTGGCCCGGAGACGGATGACATTGTTGTAAAGATACACTCACCAGGTGGAGATACCTTCGCTGCTGCACAGATTTACAACATGCTTAAAGAGTATCCCGGCAAGGTCAGTGTCCATATAGATGGACTCGCAGCCAGTGCCGCTTCAGTCATTGCCATGGCGGGAGATGAAGTGTGTGTTTCCCCACTGTCAGTAATCATGATCCATAACCCAGCCATGCTTATTGCTGGCGAAGTAGCGGATCTGCAGGTGGGGATTAACCTACTCAGTGAAGTAAAAGAGAGCATTATCAATGCTTATCAGACAAAGACGGGCCTTTCCAGAGCGAAAATCTCACACATGATGGACGCTGAAACCTGGATGAGTGCCCACAAAGCCATCGAGCTGAAGTTTGCCGACAAGATTCTTTATGAATCAGAGCCGGTGGATGAAGGTTCCGGTGGCTTTATCTTTGACCAGATGACAGTGACAAATGCTCTAAGGAACAAACTCCCTGGTATTAAGGCGAGGATGAAATACCTAAAAGCACATGATGATGACGCTAGAACTAAGGAGCCAGAAAAGAGCGTAGAACCTGCACCACAAGGTGAAGACGATTTGAAGGCTCCTGCCCATTCAGTAAACCAGATCCCTATTGCCCAGCTGGAAAGACGGCTGGAGCTGATTAAAAATTGGAGGTAA
- a CDS encoding head-tail connector protein — protein sequence MTLLEKVKQNLIVTHNEDDALLEGFITAAISYAEGYQHLGTDFYKENTMSPTTEQGVIMLASHFYESRDGSTGGFFNDNVSASEQVWKTVHLLLRMGKEWQV from the coding sequence ATGACGCTTCTTGAGAAGGTAAAACAAAATCTCATTGTAACCCATAATGAGGATGATGCCTTGCTAGAAGGGTTCATTACCGCTGCCATCAGCTACGCCGAAGGTTATCAGCATCTAGGGACGGACTTCTACAAAGAAAACACCATGTCACCGACCACCGAGCAAGGGGTCATTATGCTGGCTTCTCATTTTTATGAGAGTCGTGATGGCTCCACCGGTGGTTTCTTTAATGACAATGTCAGTGCTTCAGAACAGGTGTGGAAGACAGTACATCTACTTCTACGCATGGGAAAGGAGTGGCAGGTCTGA
- a CDS encoding phage major capsid protein — protein MSKIQELREKRAKVWEQAKSFLDEHRQENGLIKPEDNAVYEKMEDEVVSLGKEIERLERQEMMDRELSAALSKPLASRPDKMTEEKTGRASDAYKSAFWGAMRNKMNPAVHNALQIGTDSEGGFLVPDEYENQLIQALQEANLLRNLCNVITTSYGDRKIPVVASHGSAAWMDEEGAFQESDDAFTQVTLSAYKLGTMLKVSDELLNDSYFDLEAYIAAEFARRIGAAEEESFLTGNGSSKPTGLLHTTGGASLGVTAASATAITIDEVLDLYHSLKSAYRKNATFLVNDATIKAIRKLKDGQGQYLWQPSVQAGTPDTILNRPVVTSQYMPVAAAGEKTILFGDFKYYWIADRQGRTFKRLNELYAANGQVGFLASQRLDAKLILPEAIKVLQQKA, from the coding sequence ATGAGTAAAATTCAAGAACTAAGAGAGAAACGCGCCAAGGTTTGGGAGCAGGCTAAGTCATTCCTTGATGAACATCGTCAGGAGAATGGTCTGATCAAACCTGAGGACAATGCCGTCTATGAAAAGATGGAAGATGAAGTGGTCAGCCTTGGAAAAGAAATCGAACGACTTGAGCGTCAAGAGATGATGGACAGAGAGCTTTCAGCTGCCCTTAGCAAACCTCTTGCATCAAGACCTGATAAGATGACCGAAGAAAAAACCGGCAGAGCATCTGATGCCTATAAGAGTGCCTTTTGGGGTGCCATGAGAAACAAGATGAACCCTGCAGTTCACAACGCACTTCAGATCGGGACCGATTCAGAGGGTGGCTTCCTTGTACCGGATGAGTATGAGAACCAATTGATTCAGGCACTTCAGGAGGCCAACCTTCTTAGAAATCTGTGTAACGTGATTACGACCAGCTATGGTGATCGAAAGATTCCTGTAGTTGCGAGCCATGGATCCGCTGCATGGATGGACGAAGAGGGTGCATTCCAAGAGAGCGACGATGCCTTCACCCAGGTGACCTTGTCAGCTTACAAACTTGGTACCATGCTGAAGGTTTCTGATGAGCTTCTTAATGATAGCTACTTCGACCTTGAAGCCTACATTGCAGCTGAGTTTGCAAGACGAATCGGTGCTGCAGAAGAGGAAAGCTTCCTCACTGGAAATGGAAGCAGCAAACCTACAGGTCTTCTTCATACAACTGGTGGAGCAAGCCTTGGTGTGACTGCTGCAAGCGCAACAGCCATCACCATTGATGAGGTACTGGACCTGTACCACAGCTTGAAGTCGGCCTATAGAAAGAATGCGACCTTCCTTGTGAACGATGCGACCATCAAAGCCATTAGAAAGCTCAAAGATGGTCAGGGTCAGTACTTGTGGCAGCCATCTGTTCAGGCAGGAACACCGGATACGATTCTGAATCGTCCAGTGGTGACTTCTCAGTACATGCCAGTAGCTGCAGCGGGTGAGAAGACTATTCTCTTTGGAGACTTCAAGTACTACTGGATTGCTGATCGTCAGGGTAGAACCTTCAAACGTCTGAATGAACTCTATGCAGCAAATGGTCAGGTCGGATTCCTTGCATCTCAGAGACTGGATGCGAAGTTGATCCTTCCTGAAGCCATCAAGGTCCTTCAGCAAAAGGCCTAA
- a CDS encoding terminase large subunit: MPFSEAHANHAINFIEQLKLTKGRWAGQPFKLLPWEKDLVRRLFGTLREDGTRQYRTAYVEIGKKNGKSELGAAIALYMLLADGEPNAEVYVAACDRQQASIIFNTSMNFVEGNPTLSKVTNLVRSTKRIVYPKTGSFYQVLSSDVKSKSGINASCVILDEIWTYPNPDLAKMLTTGSGDARTQPLFLYLTTAGNQLSGYGWEMHQKAKDILEGKRVDPTFLAIIYGLEDDADIEDENNWYKANPSLGHTISIERVREHYNQVKDDPADLALFKQLRLNMWLKQEIKWMPMDKWDLCNYPVDPEELKGRVCYGGLDLSSTSDITAFVLVFPPLEEGDKFQVLPYFWLPEETLHQRVKRDSVPYDIWHRQGLLNLTEGNVVHYGFIEKFIERLGEKYNIREIVYDRWGATQMSQNLEGMGFTVVPFGQGFKDMSPPTKDLMRLTLSKQIAHGGHPVLRWMADNIVVRTDPAGNIKVDKEKSSEKIDGIVAMIMGLARATVNPPDDDGSIYDERDMIILG, translated from the coding sequence ATGCCATTTAGTGAAGCTCATGCCAATCACGCTATAAACTTTATCGAACAACTGAAGCTGACCAAAGGCAGATGGGCCGGTCAGCCTTTTAAGTTACTTCCCTGGGAGAAGGATTTGGTGAGGCGCCTCTTTGGAACCTTGAGAGAAGATGGTACCCGCCAGTACCGAACCGCTTATGTGGAGATTGGCAAGAAAAACGGTAAGTCGGAGCTGGGCGCAGCCATTGCCCTTTACATGCTTTTAGCTGATGGAGAACCCAACGCAGAAGTGTATGTAGCCGCTTGTGATAGACAACAGGCCAGCATTATTTTTAACACCAGTATGAACTTCGTGGAAGGAAATCCAACTCTATCAAAAGTGACCAATCTGGTGAGATCCACCAAGCGAATCGTCTATCCAAAGACAGGAAGCTTCTATCAGGTATTAAGTTCCGATGTAAAATCAAAATCCGGTATCAATGCTTCCTGCGTTATCCTTGATGAGATTTGGACCTATCCGAATCCAGACCTTGCCAAGATGCTGACCACCGGTTCAGGGGATGCGAGAACCCAGCCGCTGTTTTTATACCTTACCACTGCAGGTAATCAACTCTCTGGCTATGGCTGGGAGATGCATCAAAAGGCGAAAGACATACTTGAAGGCAAGAGAGTAGATCCGACATTCCTGGCCATTATCTATGGGTTAGAAGATGATGCGGACATTGAAGATGAAAACAACTGGTATAAGGCCAACCCTAGTCTTGGCCATACCATTTCTATAGAGAGGGTCAGGGAGCACTACAATCAAGTCAAAGACGATCCGGCAGATCTCGCCTTGTTTAAACAGCTGAGACTGAACATGTGGTTAAAGCAGGAAATCAAATGGATGCCCATGGATAAGTGGGACCTTTGTAACTATCCTGTAGACCCGGAAGAGCTGAAAGGGCGAGTCTGCTATGGAGGTCTTGACCTATCATCAACCAGTGACATCACCGCTTTTGTTTTAGTGTTCCCTCCATTAGAAGAGGGAGACAAGTTTCAGGTGCTCCCATACTTTTGGCTGCCAGAAGAAACCCTTCATCAGCGCGTAAAAAGAGACAGTGTTCCCTATGACATCTGGCACAGGCAGGGACTTCTAAATCTTACAGAAGGAAACGTGGTCCACTATGGATTCATCGAAAAATTCATCGAACGTCTTGGTGAGAAATACAATATCAGAGAAATTGTCTATGACCGCTGGGGTGCAACGCAAATGAGTCAGAACCTAGAGGGTATGGGATTTACCGTTGTACCTTTTGGTCAGGGCTTTAAAGACATGTCTCCACCAACAAAGGATCTCATGCGACTCACCTTAAGTAAGCAGATAGCCCATGGCGGTCACCCGGTTCTTCGGTGGATGGCAGATAACATTGTGGTCAGAACGGACCCTGCTGGAAACATCAAGGTGGATAAGGAAAAGTCCTCAGAAAAGATAGATGGTATTGTGGCCATGATCATGGGCCTTGCCAGAGCTACAGTGAATCCGCCAGATGATGATGGGTCTATTTATGATGAACGCGACATGATCATTTTAGGATAG